In the Alkaliphilus oremlandii OhILAs genome, one interval contains:
- a CDS encoding heavy-metal-associated domain-containing protein produces the protein MTNKTYQMETISCPSCITKIEGALKKVAGITQYEVLFNTSRVKVSFDESIVSSEEIKGRIENLGYDILSEK, from the coding sequence ATGACCAATAAAACGTATCAAATGGAAACCATATCATGTCCAAGTTGCATCACAAAGATTGAAGGTGCTTTAAAGAAAGTTGCAGGGATTACTCAATATGAAGTGTTATTCAATACATCAAGGGTTAAAGTTTCATTCGATGAGAGCATTGTTTCATCGGAGGAAATTAAAGGAAGAATAGAAAATTTGGGATATGATATCCTATCAGAAAAATAA
- a CDS encoding heavy metal translocating P-type ATPase gives MFKLTKVQTVWVSGILALASFILKKTLGYEILTIILMLLTTVIAGTPIFKKAIGALRYGIVGIDALVTVAVIGAIIIGEYWEGAAVTFLFILGDYLESRTIEKTRSSIKALLDLAPDTARVKRDGIEVVISPDEVVHGDLVVVKPGEKISVDGTLVEGAAYINQAAITGESFPVRRIVDEKVFSGTIIESGYAIVHADRVGEDTTFARILQMVEEAQDKKAKTQKFLEKFSRHYTPTIIVLAALLYFITKDIELALTLLVIACPGALVISTPVSIVAGIGNGAKHGVLVKGGEVMEKLGTVKVVAFDKTGTLTIGKPGVTKVKSYQINENELLRIAAIGESYSEHPLGKAIVLEATKRVGNITVSPEGLEIITGQGIIFIYEGVEYYIGNRKLLESKGIPLGSHEEYLISEEEKGQTAVIVGSKESIYGIISIADTIREDARALVENLKSQGIKKVIMLTGDNARAAKAVADTVGLDEYYSELLPEDKVKTLERLQHKYGSVAMVGDGVNDAPALASADLGIAIGGAGTDVAMETADVVLMSAEIGRLSYAIGLSRATVHNMKQNIYFALMVVAVLLAGVLFKTVNLSFGMLVHEGSVLLVILNAIRLLRYNKLK, from the coding sequence ATGTTTAAGCTGACAAAAGTTCAAACAGTATGGGTCTCTGGTATTCTTGCACTGGCATCCTTTATCTTGAAAAAAACCTTAGGTTATGAAATACTTACCATTATACTGATGCTTCTGACGACAGTGATTGCGGGTACGCCGATCTTCAAAAAGGCAATCGGCGCCCTACGATATGGTATTGTAGGGATTGATGCTTTAGTTACTGTAGCTGTTATTGGTGCTATTATTATAGGAGAATATTGGGAGGGTGCCGCTGTAACTTTTCTATTCATACTAGGGGATTATTTGGAATCAAGAACCATAGAGAAAACCAGATCCTCCATTAAGGCACTTCTTGATTTGGCACCGGATACGGCTAGGGTAAAAAGAGATGGAATAGAAGTGGTGATTTCCCCAGATGAGGTGGTACACGGAGATCTGGTAGTAGTAAAGCCCGGTGAGAAAATATCTGTAGACGGTACGCTGGTAGAAGGGGCTGCTTATATCAATCAGGCCGCAATTACAGGAGAATCTTTTCCTGTTCGCCGCATTGTAGATGAAAAAGTGTTTTCTGGAACCATTATTGAATCCGGCTATGCCATTGTTCACGCAGACCGAGTCGGTGAAGATACGACCTTTGCAAGAATTTTACAGATGGTTGAAGAGGCACAGGATAAGAAGGCAAAAACACAGAAATTTTTGGAGAAATTCTCCAGACACTATACGCCGACCATCATTGTATTAGCAGCTCTTCTATATTTTATAACAAAGGACATAGAGCTGGCATTGACGCTACTTGTAATTGCTTGCCCAGGTGCTCTCGTCATCTCCACACCTGTTTCTATTGTCGCTGGAATTGGAAACGGTGCCAAACATGGTGTCTTAGTAAAAGGCGGAGAAGTTATGGAGAAGCTAGGTACCGTAAAAGTAGTGGCTTTTGATAAAACTGGAACGTTAACGATTGGTAAACCCGGTGTTACGAAAGTAAAATCCTACCAAATCAATGAAAATGAACTTTTAAGGATTGCAGCGATTGGAGAATCCTACTCGGAGCATCCCCTAGGTAAAGCCATTGTTTTAGAAGCGACTAAAAGGGTTGGGAATATTACAGTTTCTCCTGAAGGTTTAGAAATTATCACAGGTCAAGGAATCATTTTCATCTATGAAGGTGTAGAATATTATATTGGTAACAGAAAATTATTAGAAAGTAAAGGGATTCCTTTGGGGAGCCACGAAGAATATTTAATCAGTGAAGAAGAGAAGGGCCAAACAGCAGTAATTGTAGGCAGCAAAGAAAGTATTTATGGTATTATTTCTATTGCAGACACCATCCGAGAAGATGCAAGAGCCTTGGTTGAAAATCTAAAGTCACAGGGCATCAAAAAAGTTATAATGTTAACAGGTGACAATGCTAGGGCGGCAAAAGCAGTGGCAGATACCGTTGGTTTAGATGAATATTACAGTGAACTTTTGCCAGAAGATAAAGTAAAAACTTTAGAAAGACTTCAACACAAGTATGGAAGCGTTGCTATGGTAGGTGATGGCGTCAATGATGCTCCTGCGCTTGCATCTGCGGACTTAGGAATTGCCATTGGAGGGGCTGGAACCGATGTTGCTATGGAAACAGCCGATGTAGTTCTAATGTCAGCGGAAATAGGAAGACTTTCCTATGCAATTGGTCTAAGTAGAGCTACGGTGCATAATATGAAACAAAACATTTACTTTGCACTGATGGTTGTAGCTGTACTTTTGGCTGGTGTGCTCTTTAAAACAGTGAATCTATCCTTTGGTATGCTCGTTCATGAAGGGTCTGTATTATTGGTAATTTTAAATGCAATCCGTTTGCTGAGATATAATAAATTAAAATGA